The DNA sequence CGTCGGGGCGGCGGACCACGAGATCCGCACCGACCCGAGACTCCTCCGTCTCGCGGTCGAGAACTTGGCCGCGTCGCTGCTGGAGCGCGACGACGAAGCCACGGTCGAACTCTCGGCCCACGCCACCGCCGACGGGACGACGGTCCTCGTCGCCGCCGACGGGGCGGCCCTCCCCGAGCAGGAGGTCGCCACGCTCCGGGCGGAGGGCGAACGGCCGCTCCAGCACGGGCAGGGCATCGGCCTCTGGATCGCTCAGTGGAGCGTCGACACGCTCGGCGGGGAGGTAGCGCTCGCCGACGGGACGGACGGGCAGGTCAGGATCCGACTGCCCGCCGCGGAGGCGGGCCTGAACGAGCCGGCGTAGGCGTCCGTCTGAGAAGTGTGGGCGACGACTACGCGTCTATCTCCGCGGCGACCGCTTCGACGACGCCGTCCAGCACGGCGTCGCGCTCGCCGGTCAGGAACTCCAGGTGGCCGTCGCGGCCGCCGACGACCGTGATGCCGGCCTCGTCGGCGCGCTCGCTCGCGGCCTCGCCCACCGCGCGCACGTCGACTGCGTCGGTGCTGCGGAGGTGGATCTCGTCGTCGCCGACGCCGAGCGTGACGAACGGCCCGTCGTCCGCCTCGCGGCGGTGGAGTTCGTCCAGCAGGAGCGTCGTCGGCGGGAAGTCGAAGCGGTGCGTGAACGCGTCGGTGTCGAGCACGGCGAAGCTGACGCCGCCCGCCTCGCGCTCGTCGATGTTGCGCTCGGCGGTCTCGACCTCGGTTTCGAGTTTCTCGCGGAACTGCTCGCTGACGTGGGCCGCGAGGCTGTCGGCGTCGCCCGGCGCGTCGGCGTCGCCGAACAGCAGGTCCGCGACCAGTTCGCGCTTGTCGTCGTAGGACTGGTAGTACGCCTCCAGCGCGATCGCCTCGCGGCGCTCGCGGACGGCGGTCCCGTCGTAGCCGGCCTCGGTCGCCAGGTCGGCGTACGCCCCGGGGGCGTCCGTCCAGTAGCTCACTGCGGGCAGGTGGCGCAGGTCGTCGCGGGCGTCCTCGCGGACGTGCGCGGCGACGTTGGCCGCAAGGGCCGTCGTCGTGAGTTCCTCGGTGTCGCCCTCGTCGGCGAGCCCGGGGTTGACGACCGTGTCAACGTCGTCGACGATGGCCTCGTCGGGATGGCTCGCGTCGACGACGACGCGGCGCGCGCCGTACACGTCGAGCAGGCGGTAGCCGTCCGCCGACTCCAGCGTGCTGCCGGCGTCGACGAGGACGACCAGCGGGAGCTGCTCGCCGTGGCGCTCGCGGGACTCCAGCATCTGGGTCACGTCGTCGGTCGCGGCGTCCATGTCGTACACCGCGCCGTCGAGCGGGCGGCGCTCGAAGTAGTGGTACTCGGCGTCGGCCTGCGTGTGCTCCTCGCGGACCAGCGGCAGGACGGCGCGCTCGATGGCCGCGCCGGCCGCGTAGCCGTCGGCGGTCGCGCTGTGGCGGACGACGACGGGGCGGGCCGACAGCACCGCGCGGCGGACCGCTTCGGCGGCGTCGGCTATCGAGTCCTCCACGACGGCTGCGGGGTCGTCCTCGGCCAGCAGGTCGACCGAATCCGGGCGCGCCCGGTCGGTCATCGCGGCGGCGAGGCGGCCCTCCACCGCGGCGGCGTTCTCGCCGTCGAGAACGGCAAGATCCTCGGTCTCGACCTGCAGTTCGTCGTGGCGCAGTTCCACCTCGCCGTCGAGGCGGACGAAGTCGTCGATCGCGACCTCGGGGTACGCGCGGACGCCGGCCTCCACGAACGCGGCGCACTCGACGGTGCCGGTCTCGTCGCGGAGTTCGAAGATCGTCGGGCCGCCGGTCTGCCGGACGCCCGTCACCTCGCCCTCGATCCGCACGTCGTCGCC is a window from the Halostella salina genome containing:
- a CDS encoding DHH family phosphoesterase, encoding MATCIICGTPADGRICSSHEEDVVFEFRGDHPNQLTPGRYYRGTVDGFAEFGVFVDIGDSVTGLLHKSELDQRLDTLDWDSGDTVYVQVTDVRDNGNVDLGWSIRQDEAEFRGSLVDDPNADAPEASASGNEDAAAEPAGGGAAAASASTVTTTDAVEEETEAESETEPATETDVASADETAAEPTEEPDPERVPIESLSDRVGDDVRIEGEVTGVRQTGGPTIFELRDETGTVECAAFVEAGVRAYPEVAIDDFVRLDGEVELRHDELQVETEDLAVLDGENAAAVEGRLAAAMTDRARPDSVDLLAEDDPAAVVEDSIADAAEAVRRAVLSARPVVVRHSATADGYAAGAAIERAVLPLVREEHTQADAEYHYFERRPLDGAVYDMDAATDDVTQMLESRERHGEQLPLVVLVDAGSTLESADGYRLLDVYGARRVVVDASHPDEAIVDDVDTVVNPGLADEGDTEELTTTALAANVAAHVREDARDDLRHLPAVSYWTDAPGAYADLATEAGYDGTAVRERREAIALEAYYQSYDDKRELVADLLFGDADAPGDADSLAAHVSEQFREKLETEVETAERNIDEREAGGVSFAVLDTDAFTHRFDFPPTTLLLDELHRREADDGPFVTLGVGDDEIHLRSTDAVDVRAVGEAASERADEAGITVVGGRDGHLEFLTGERDAVLDGVVEAVAAEIDA